Proteins found in one candidate division TA06 bacterium genomic segment:
- a CDS encoding V-type ATPase subunit yields MPSDYGYINARIRGQHSRLLKPGAYEELLALPGFQPMEKWMESSPYSKQWHLARARYQGLEALEWSLEKNFCQTTELLLKIAEGRPHDLITIILRRWDLSNLIAVARGIYGGWSTAEILKSVLPAGSISEVKLQELASQPDLAGLADTLYTWGDDFHLPIKQALEEYQKEKDLAPVELELYKYYYSRVFKKLPLWGEDSASLKALFQREIDILNAKALKRLKEKKDLKPESIQKYYIPGGTLLSKERFIRYFDRKEGPKVLASLKGSPYYSYLSGKGSDQRTEENLEQEHFKELSKLYQGNPLGIDLVLGFLWQKYYEVINLRLVARGKFYGISGDQIRDQLLLW; encoded by the coding sequence ATGCCGTCGGATTATGGTTACATAAACGCCAGGATCAGGGGGCAGCACAGCCGTCTATTAAAACCGGGTGCCTACGAAGAACTGCTGGCTTTGCCGGGGTTTCAGCCTATGGAAAAATGGATGGAATCCAGCCCGTATTCAAAGCAATGGCATCTGGCCAGGGCCAGGTATCAGGGGCTGGAGGCCTTGGAGTGGTCGCTGGAGAAGAATTTCTGCCAGACCACAGAATTGCTTTTGAAGATAGCCGAAGGCCGGCCGCATGATCTGATCACCATCATTCTAAGGCGCTGGGACCTTTCAAACCTGATCGCAGTGGCCCGAGGGATATACGGCGGGTGGAGCACGGCCGAGATACTGAAAAGCGTTCTGCCGGCAGGCAGCATCAGTGAAGTGAAATTGCAGGAACTGGCCAGCCAGCCGGATCTGGCCGGACTGGCCGATACCCTGTATACCTGGGGAGATGATTTTCATCTGCCCATTAAACAGGCGCTGGAAGAGTATCAAAAGGAAAAGGACCTGGCTCCGGTGGAACTGGAGTTGTATAAATATTATTATTCCCGGGTCTTTAAAAAACTTCCGTTATGGGGTGAAGATTCCGCCTCGCTGAAAGCTCTTTTCCAAAGGGAGATCGACATACTGAATGCCAAGGCCCTAAAAAGGCTTAAGGAAAAAAAAGATTTGAAGCCCGAGTCGATCCAGAAATATTACATCCCCGGCGGCACTCTTCTATCTAAAGAAAGGTTCATAAGATATTTTGACCGCAAGGAGGGGCCCAAGGTGCTAGCCTCGCTTAAAGGATCGCCATATTACAGCTATCTGTCCGGCAAGGGCAGCGACCAGAGAACGGAAGAGAACCTGGAGCAGGAACATTTCAAGGAATTGTCAAAACTTTATCAGGGGAACCCGCTGGGCATAGACCTGGTGCTGGGCTTTCTCTGGCAGAAGTATTACGAGGTCATAAACCTGAGGCTGGTGGCCCGGGGCAAGTTTTACGGCATCAGCGGCGACCAGATCCGTGACCAGCTTTTGCTGTGGTGA
- a CDS encoding V-type ATP synthase subunit A — protein sequence MQGIIQKISGPAVIAKNMMGARMYDIVKVGKLGLVGEIIRLDGDTCFIQVYEDTSGLFVGEQVITTGEPLKVELGPGLLEAIFDGIQRPLDQIKKKEGDFIARGVEVPSLNREKKWKFKPTVNKGDQVDEGDVLGEVQENAWFMHKILVPPAKSGKLKSIVKEGEYTVADPIAELEDGTKLFLMHSWPVRQPRPFKKKMDPDEMFITGQRILDTLFPVAMGGTAAIPGPFGSGKTVVQQTLAKHSNAQVIIYVGCGERGNEMTEVLTEFPELLDPKTKRPLMERTVLIANTSNMPVAAREASIYTGITLAEYFRDMGFSVAMMADSTSRWAEALREISSRLEEMPGEEGYPTYLSSKLAAFYERAGRTVCVGRDARVGSVTIVGAVSPPGGDFSEPVTQSTLRIVGTFWALDASLAQRRHFPAINWNRSYSLYAEMLGGWLKEHVAPDFAEVRKQASELLQKEAALQEVVQLVGPDALQDQERMVIEVGKMLREDFLQQHAFSEVDGHCSLEKSYWMLKAILAFYDGARQAIERGTMHINDILNLPQIEQCARFKEVPQAQFKAHIDAFIAGLGETFAKK from the coding sequence ATGCAGGGCATCATTCAGAAAATATCGGGACCGGCAGTCATCGCCAAGAACATGATGGGCGCCCGGATGTACGACATCGTCAAAGTGGGCAAATTAGGTTTGGTGGGCGAGATCATCCGCCTGGACGGGGACACCTGCTTTATCCAGGTCTACGAGGATACCTCCGGCCTGTTTGTGGGCGAGCAGGTGATCACCACCGGCGAACCTCTCAAGGTGGAACTGGGCCCCGGACTATTGGAAGCCATCTTCGACGGCATCCAACGGCCCCTGGACCAGATCAAGAAGAAGGAGGGCGACTTCATCGCCCGCGGGGTGGAGGTGCCCAGCCTTAACCGTGAGAAGAAATGGAAGTTCAAGCCAACTGTTAATAAAGGCGACCAAGTGGATGAAGGCGATGTACTTGGCGAAGTCCAGGAGAACGCCTGGTTCATGCATAAGATACTGGTCCCGCCGGCCAAAAGCGGCAAGCTTAAAAGCATTGTCAAGGAAGGCGAATACACCGTGGCCGACCCCATCGCAGAGTTGGAGGACGGTACCAAGCTTTTCCTGATGCACTCCTGGCCGGTGCGCCAGCCAAGGCCTTTCAAGAAGAAAATGGACCCGGACGAGATGTTCATCACCGGACAGAGGATCCTGGACACCCTGTTCCCGGTGGCAATGGGGGGGACCGCCGCCATTCCCGGACCCTTCGGATCCGGCAAGACCGTGGTCCAGCAGACCCTGGCCAAGCACTCCAACGCCCAGGTGATCATCTACGTGGGCTGCGGCGAGCGGGGCAACGAGATGACCGAGGTGCTGACCGAGTTCCCGGAACTGCTTGATCCCAAGACCAAACGCCCCCTGATGGAGCGGACGGTGCTGATCGCCAACACCTCCAACATGCCGGTGGCGGCCCGCGAGGCCAGCATCTACACCGGTATCACTTTGGCCGAGTATTTCCGCGACATGGGCTTCTCCGTGGCCATGATGGCCGATTCCACCAGCCGCTGGGCTGAGGCCCTGCGCGAGATCTCGTCACGGCTGGAGGAGATGCCGGGCGAAGAAGGCTATCCCACCTATCTTTCCAGCAAGCTGGCCGCTTTCTACGAGCGGGCCGGCCGAACGGTCTGCGTCGGCAGGGACGCCCGGGTGGGCTCGGTGACCATCGTGGGGGCGGTTTCGCCTCCGGGCGGAGACTTTTCCGAGCCGGTCACCCAGAGCACTTTGCGGATCGTGGGCACCTTCTGGGCATTGGACGCCAGCCTGGCCCAGCGCCGCCATTTTCCGGCCATCAACTGGAACCGGTCATATTCGCTCTACGCCGAGATGCTGGGCGGCTGGCTTAAGGAGCATGTGGCCCCCGACTTCGCCGAGGTCCGCAAGCAGGCCTCGGAGCTGCTGCAGAAGGAGGCCGCCCTGCAGGAGGTTGTCCAGCTGGTGGGCCCCGACGCCCTGCAGGACCAGGAGCGGATGGTGATCGAGGTGGGCAAGATGCTGCGCGAGGATTTTTTGCAGCAGCACGCCTTCTCCGAGGTGGACGGCCACTGCAGCCTGGAGAAATCATACTGGATGCTAAAAGCCATCCTGGCCTTCTACGACGGGGCCCGCCAGGCCATCGAACGGGGAACCATGCACATCAACGACATCCTGAACCTACCCCAGATAGAACAGTGCGCCCGGTTCAAGGAAGTGCCCCAGGCCCAATTCAAAGCGCACATAGATGCTTTCATCGCCGGGCTGGGCGAGACCTTTGCCAAGAAATAG
- a CDS encoding fibronectin type III domain-containing protein: MKKCLIVLLAAGLFLPALAMDPPGNLQVRDVPNDDGRSLILTWDKAAAETADPAAFKGYRILRSETAGGPYAEAGYVFPGSLEFTDNTLTPGVQYYYQINAVTFTDSAQTAPLGPVQSSAQWFNTARANILIAFLVFTGLILLYIYKARHGADLFVRRIAGLSAVDEAIGRATEMGRPILYLPSGGLSAVSDIQTLASLVILGRVANKAAEYDTPLLVPCSDPLVMTLAQEIVKSSYMNAGRPDAYRAENIRYLTNEQFAYTAGVDGMMVREKPAANFMIGTFYAESLILAETGYSTGAIQIAGTAMITQLPFFVAACDYTLIGEEIYAASAYLSKEPVLLGTIKAQDWGKAAVIFLILIGAVMQTLALKFPQLGFFAGWLMPR; encoded by the coding sequence ATGAAAAAATGCTTGATAGTGCTGCTGGCGGCCGGGTTGTTCCTTCCGGCTCTGGCCATGGACCCGCCGGGGAACCTGCAGGTACGGGATGTTCCCAATGACGACGGGCGTTCGTTGATCCTGACCTGGGACAAGGCGGCCGCCGAAACAGCCGATCCGGCCGCTTTCAAAGGCTACCGGATACTGCGGTCAGAAACTGCCGGCGGCCCCTATGCCGAGGCGGGCTATGTTTTTCCGGGCAGCCTGGAGTTCACCGACAACACGCTCACCCCCGGCGTGCAGTACTACTATCAGATCAACGCCGTTACTTTTACCGACTCCGCCCAAACCGCACCTTTAGGTCCGGTGCAGTCCAGCGCCCAGTGGTTCAACACCGCCCGGGCAAACATTTTGATAGCCTTTTTGGTTTTTACCGGACTGATACTGCTTTACATCTATAAGGCCCGGCACGGGGCCGATCTGTTTGTCCGCCGCATCGCCGGACTTTCGGCGGTGGATGAGGCCATCGGCCGGGCCACCGAAATGGGGCGGCCCATCCTTTATCTGCCTTCGGGCGGTCTTTCGGCGGTGTCCGACATCCAGACCCTGGCCAGCCTGGTGATCCTGGGCCGGGTGGCCAACAAGGCGGCCGAATATGACACCCCGTTGCTGGTTCCCTGCTCCGATCCCCTGGTGATGACCCTGGCCCAGGAGATAGTGAAATCAAGCTATATGAACGCCGGACGGCCCGATGCCTACCGGGCGGAGAACATCCGCTACCTGACCAACGAGCAGTTCGCCTACACCGCCGGGGTGGACGGGATGATGGTCCGGGAAAAGCCGGCCGCCAACTTCATGATCGGTACTTTTTACGCCGAATCGCTGATCCTGGCCGAGACCGGCTATTCCACCGGAGCCATCCAGATCGCCGGTACCGCCATGATCACCCAGCTGCCGTTCTTTGTGGCGGCTTGCGACTATACCCTGATCGGCGAGGAGATCTATGCTGCCTCGGCCTATCTTTCCAAGGAGCCGGTGCTGTTGGGCACCATCAAGGCCCAGGATTGGGGCAAGGCGGCGGTGATATTCCTGATCCTGATAGGTGCGGTGATGCAGACTTTGGCCCTTAAATTCCCCCAGCTGGGTTTCTTCGCCGGCTGGCTGATGCCGCGGTAA
- a CDS encoding DnaJ domain-containing protein has product MSENRDYYSILGVDRMAGEADIKAAYRKLALKYHPDRNPGESRAGLASTSFQSVNEAYHTLIDKEKRAKYNKALTEKAAGVEGATVQSNQAEMSYRYGLEAYKTSQFKRAVEYFRVAVKLNPKKAIYFNRLGLSIIKAAGPLEDAKASCERAIQIEMYNPEHYLSLGIVYQTAGMNDKARDQFKEALKWDPKNVQAQKRLEMVGKGDKGFLGGLFGKK; this is encoded by the coding sequence ATGTCCGAAAATAGGGATTATTACAGCATTTTGGGAGTGGACCGGATGGCGGGAGAGGCTGATATCAAAGCGGCCTACCGCAAGCTGGCTCTAAAGTATCATCCCGACCGCAATCCCGGTGAATCCCGGGCCGGTCTGGCCAGCACTTCTTTCCAGTCCGTCAACGAGGCCTACCATACGCTGATCGACAAGGAAAAGCGGGCCAAGTACAACAAGGCCCTAACCGAAAAGGCCGCCGGGGTGGAAGGAGCCACAGTCCAGTCAAACCAGGCCGAGATGTCTTACCGCTACGGGCTGGAGGCCTATAAGACCTCGCAGTTCAAGCGGGCGGTGGAATATTTCCGGGTGGCGGTAAAACTTAATCCCAAAAAAGCCATTTATTTCAACCGGCTGGGGCTGTCCATCATCAAGGCCGCCGGGCCGCTGGAGGATGCCAAGGCCAGTTGTGAGCGGGCCATTCAGATAGAGATGTACAATCCCGAACATTATCTCAGTCTGGGGATAGTCTATCAGACAGCCGGCATGAACGACAAGGCCCGCGATCAGTTCAAGGAGGCTCTTAAATGGGATCCCAAGAATGTCCAGGCCCAGAAAAGGCTGGAGATGGTGGGCAAGGGCGACAAGGGGTTTCTGGGCGGACTTTTCGGCAAGAAGTGA
- a CDS encoding GWxTD domain-containing protein produces MRKIKILLLLTGLNASFLWAMGTRSSGLGQSFGLSQGAVRFYYQVTQFQTPDGIRAEISYSLPYDQVQFVSQGTQFRAAYSFSVIVTDAKGGQVAGDSWERSLTVGKYQELQKGNYLACDTFSLKVIPGRYKFLIICTDNNSERRGESEMNVEIRDLSGGLLELSGLRFQKMQNEKLVPWPKRQYGDGHGDIMFYYQIYSSQPESILAGYSLSRIGSTDAAWSLNETLGQSGNPGITKSVRSDSLLTGSYILKLEVRQAGRSVVSSESLYVRNSKFITDRDYREQVDQLEYVSKGREFDSLRKASPALRETLLLRFWQLRDPDTTTMVNEFRDGYYDRINYANEQFGSIFKPGWKSDRGMVYILFGPADEIERHPFDIEYPAYEIWYYYSDGRRYVFMDRKGIGEYELIYPKREKIR; encoded by the coding sequence ATGAGAAAAATCAAGATACTGCTTCTTTTGACCGGCTTGAACGCTTCGTTCCTGTGGGCTATGGGGACAAGATCATCTGGCCTGGGGCAAAGTTTCGGCCTCAGCCAGGGGGCGGTCCGGTTTTACTATCAGGTGACCCAGTTCCAGACCCCGGACGGGATCAGGGCGGAGATCTCCTATTCCCTGCCTTATGACCAGGTCCAATTCGTGTCCCAGGGAACTCAATTCAGGGCAGCCTACAGTTTTTCGGTGATCGTGACCGATGCCAAAGGCGGCCAGGTAGCCGGTGATTCCTGGGAAAGGTCCCTGACGGTGGGAAAATATCAGGAACTTCAGAAGGGCAATTATCTGGCCTGCGACACCTTCAGTCTGAAGGTCATTCCCGGGAGGTACAAATTCCTGATAATCTGCACCGACAACAACTCGGAACGCCGGGGCGAATCGGAAATGAATGTTGAAATAAGGGACCTTTCGGGGGGTCTGCTTGAATTAAGCGGCCTGAGGTTCCAGAAGATGCAGAACGAGAAACTGGTTCCCTGGCCCAAAAGGCAGTACGGTGACGGCCACGGCGACATCATGTTTTATTATCAGATCTATTCATCCCAGCCGGAATCCATCCTGGCCGGTTATAGCCTGTCCCGCATTGGTTCCACCGACGCCGCCTGGTCGTTGAATGAGACTCTGGGACAGTCCGGGAATCCGGGCATAACAAAGTCCGTCAGGTCCGACAGCCTTTTGACCGGAAGTTATATTCTGAAGCTGGAAGTCCGGCAAGCCGGGCGATCTGTCGTTTCCTCCGAATCTCTTTATGTCCGCAACTCAAAATTCATAACAGACCGAGATTACCGGGAACAGGTTGATCAACTGGAATACGTTTCCAAGGGCAGGGAGTTTGATTCATTGCGTAAGGCCTCTCCGGCTTTAAGGGAAACATTGCTGCTGCGTTTCTGGCAATTAAGGGATCCCGATACCACCACCATGGTAAACGAATTCCGAGACGGCTATTACGACCGGATAAACTATGCCAACGAACAGTTCGGGTCGATATTTAAACCTGGCTGGAAAAGCGACAGAGGAATGGTCTATATCCTTTTCGGACCGGCCGATGAAATTGAAAGGCATCCTTTTGACATTGAATATCCGGCATACGAGATCTGGTATTACTACTCTGACGGGCGCAGGTATGTGTTCATGGACCGCAAGGGAATTGGCGAGTATGAATTAATTTATCCAAAAAGGGAGAAGATAAGATGA
- a CDS encoding exopolyphosphatase has product MRLVTRSDFDGLICGVLLKEAGVIDQFKFVHPKDVQDGKVEVTADDVLANVPYAKGCGMWFDHHLSESERKAFPDDFKGKSEPAKSCARVIYDFYGGEKKFPNFAEMLKAVDKSDSGDLTVEEIAAPKGWILLAFIMDPRTGLGRYSDYRISNLQLMQDLMEYCRTMNIVEILDLPDIRERIQRYHESEWLYKEMIKKYSTVHQNVLVTDLRKVEEIPTGNRFVEYGMFPNINISIRMMWGMKKLNVVFAVGHSIINRTSRTNVGSLMLKYNGGGHAKVGTCQVAIEKADEVLSELVKQMNEDG; this is encoded by the coding sequence ATGCGCCTTGTTACCAGATCCGATTTTGACGGCCTGATCTGCGGGGTCCTGTTAAAGGAGGCCGGGGTCATCGATCAGTTCAAATTCGTCCATCCCAAGGATGTTCAGGACGGCAAGGTGGAAGTGACGGCCGATGACGTGCTGGCCAACGTGCCCTACGCCAAGGGCTGCGGGATGTGGTTCGACCATCATTTGTCGGAAAGCGAGCGCAAGGCCTTTCCCGATGATTTCAAGGGCAAGTCCGAGCCGGCCAAAAGCTGCGCCAGGGTGATCTACGATTTTTACGGCGGGGAGAAGAAGTTCCCCAACTTCGCCGAGATGCTGAAGGCGGTTGACAAATCCGACTCCGGCGACCTGACGGTGGAGGAGATCGCCGCGCCCAAGGGCTGGATCCTGCTGGCCTTCATCATGGACCCCCGCACCGGGCTGGGCCGCTACTCCGACTACCGGATCAGCAACCTGCAGCTGATGCAGGACCTGATGGAATACTGCCGTACCATGAACATCGTGGAGATCCTGGACCTGCCGGACATCCGGGAGCGGATCCAGCGCTATCACGAGTCGGAATGGCTGTACAAGGAGATGATCAAGAAATACTCCACCGTCCACCAGAACGTGCTGGTGACCGACCTGCGCAAGGTGGAGGAGATCCCCACCGGCAACCGTTTTGTGGAATACGGGATGTTCCCCAACATCAACATCTCCATCCGGATGATGTGGGGGATGAAAAAGCTGAACGTGGTGTTTGCCGTCGGGCACAGCATCATCAACCGGACCTCCAGGACCAACGTGGGCTCGCTGATGCTGAAATACAACGGCGGCGGCCACGCCAAGGTGGGCACCTGCCAGGTGGCGATAGAGAAGGCGGACGAGGTGCTGTCTGAATTAGTCAAGCAGATGAACGAGGACGGGTAA
- a CDS encoding V-type ATP synthase subunit F — MNRLAIITDSGTATGFRMAGAETFEVKDNSELQAKVLELIHAESYGLIAVNDQLAGDLGEDVARALKNKALPVVLPFPVPKEGQVISGEQYLAKLVKDAIGFYVKLK, encoded by the coding sequence ATGAACCGTTTAGCTATAATAACCGACAGCGGCACGGCCACCGGGTTCCGGATGGCCGGAGCCGAGACTTTTGAGGTCAAAGATAACAGCGAGCTTCAGGCAAAAGTGCTGGAGTTGATCCATGCCGAAAGCTACGGGCTGATAGCGGTCAACGATCAGCTGGCCGGAGACCTGGGCGAGGATGTGGCCCGGGCCCTTAAGAACAAGGCCTTGCCTGTAGTTCTGCCGTTCCCGGTGCCCAAGGAGGGCCAGGTGATTAGCGGGGAGCAGTATCTGGCAAAATTGGTGAAGGATGCCATAGGATTTTACGTAAAACTTAAATAA
- a CDS encoding cysteine synthase family protein, which produces MIYENILQTIGNTPLVRINRLNPNKHADIYAKIEGANPTGSIKDRIALKMIEQAEAEGALSKNRAIIEPTSGNTGIGLAMIGAVKGYKVEIVLSRAVSAERVKMIKSFGAKVTLTDARLGTDGAIINARELVKKNPQKYFMPDQFSNHYNKMAHYKTTAQEIWKQVNGNIDYLVSSVGTSGTIMGVGRALKENDPRIKIVEAHPVKGHYIQGLKNMEEAIVPSIYEPSLIDETVMVSTEQAFDTARKIVEKEGIFVGMSSGAAMYAAIQVARKIKKGRIVVIFPDRGEKYLSTKLFK; this is translated from the coding sequence ATGATATACGAGAATATACTCCAGACCATCGGCAATACACCACTGGTAAGGATAAACCGTCTAAACCCCAATAAACACGCGGACATTTACGCCAAGATAGAGGGAGCCAACCCCACCGGCAGCATCAAGGACCGGATAGCTTTGAAAATGATCGAACAGGCCGAGGCAGAAGGGGCGCTGTCAAAGAACAGGGCCATCATCGAGCCCACCTCGGGCAACACCGGCATCGGCCTGGCAATGATCGGGGCGGTCAAAGGCTACAAGGTGGAGATCGTTCTGAGCCGGGCCGTCTCAGCCGAACGGGTCAAGATGATCAAAAGTTTTGGGGCCAAGGTCACACTCACCGATGCCAGGCTGGGGACCGACGGGGCGATCATCAATGCCCGGGAATTGGTCAAAAAAAATCCCCAAAAGTATTTCATGCCGGATCAGTTCTCCAATCATTACAACAAGATGGCCCATTACAAGACCACGGCCCAGGAGATCTGGAAGCAGGTCAACGGCAATATCGATTATCTGGTCTCCTCCGTTGGCACCTCGGGCACCATCATGGGAGTTGGACGGGCCCTTAAGGAGAACGACCCCCGGATCAAGATAGTAGAGGCTCATCCCGTTAAGGGCCACTATATCCAGGGCTTGAAAAACATGGAGGAGGCCATAGTGCCTTCCATCTATGAGCCTTCGCTGATAGACGAGACCGTGATGGTCAGCACCGAACAGGCCTTTGACACCGCCCGGAAGATAGTGGAGAAAGAAGGGATCTTTGTGGGGATGAGCAGCGGCGCGGCCATGTACGCGGCCATTCAGGTGGCCAGGAAGATCAAAAAGGGCAGGATAGTGGTCATCTTCCCGGACCGGGGGGAGAAGTATTTAAGCACGAAGCTATTCAAGTGA
- a CDS encoding V-type ATP synthase subunit B: protein MDLTTKKYQSISYISGPLLFVDNAKGLSYGAIVEIELPDGSKKGGQTIEVSEKYAVIQVFEETRGLDLAKSSVSLKEDVARIPVSRDMIGRRFNGLGEPIDGLPPIIPEKRLEIIGQPMNPTSRAKPEEFIQTGISTIDGFATLVRGQKLPIFSGAGLPANEIAAQIVKQAKVLGEKEEFAVVFAAMGITSREATFFITEFEQSGALAKTVVFMNKADDPTIERILTPRCALTCAEHLAYDHGMQVLVILTDMTNYCEALREVGTAREEIPGRRGYPGYMYTDLAQIYERAGRIHGRKGSITQIPILTMPDDDITHPIADLTGYITEGQLVLSRQLHRIGCYPPIDPLPSLSRLMNNGIGEGHTRKDHREWSNQLYSAYATGRDLRKLVAIIGEEALTEVDRKYLKFAEGFEKEMINQGQADRSIEDTMNTGWKLLSLLPVKELKRISKDHIHKYYHGETMEQMHGKTGI, encoded by the coding sequence ATGGACTTAACCACCAAAAAATACCAAAGCATTTCCTACATCTCCGGCCCGCTGCTGTTCGTGGACAACGCCAAGGGGCTGTCCTACGGCGCCATCGTGGAGATAGAACTCCCCGACGGCAGCAAGAAGGGCGGGCAGACCATCGAGGTTTCGGAGAAATACGCCGTGATCCAGGTGTTCGAGGAGACCCGGGGCCTGGACCTGGCCAAGAGCTCGGTCAGCCTTAAGGAGGACGTGGCCCGCATCCCCGTCTCCCGCGACATGATCGGACGGCGCTTCAACGGGCTGGGCGAGCCCATCGACGGCCTGCCGCCCATCATCCCGGAAAAGAGACTGGAGATCATCGGGCAGCCCATGAACCCAACCTCCCGGGCCAAGCCCGAAGAATTCATCCAGACCGGCATCTCCACCATCGACGGCTTCGCCACTTTGGTGCGGGGCCAGAAACTGCCCATCTTCTCCGGCGCCGGACTTCCGGCCAACGAGATCGCCGCCCAGATCGTCAAACAGGCCAAGGTGCTGGGCGAGAAGGAGGAGTTCGCTGTGGTCTTCGCCGCCATGGGCATCACCTCGCGCGAGGCCACCTTCTTCATCACCGAGTTCGAGCAGTCCGGTGCCCTGGCCAAGACAGTGGTCTTCATGAACAAGGCCGACGACCCCACCATCGAGCGGATCCTGACCCCGCGGTGCGCCCTGACCTGCGCCGAGCACCTGGCCTACGACCACGGCATGCAGGTGCTGGTGATCCTGACCGACATGACCAACTACTGCGAAGCCCTGCGCGAAGTGGGCACCGCCCGCGAGGAGATCCCCGGCCGGCGCGGTTATCCCGGCTACATGTACACCGACCTGGCCCAGATCTACGAGCGGGCCGGCCGCATCCACGGCCGCAAGGGATCCATCACCCAGATCCCGATCCTGACCATGCCCGACGACGACATCACCCACCCAATAGCCGACCTGACCGGCTACATCACCGAGGGCCAGCTGGTGCTTTCCCGGCAGCTGCACCGGATCGGCTGCTATCCGCCCATCGATCCGCTGCCCTCGCTGTCCCGGCTGATGAACAACGGCATCGGGGAGGGGCACACCAGAAAAGACCACCGGGAATGGTCCAACCAGCTTTATTCGGCCTACGCCACCGGCCGCGACCTGCGCAAACTGGTGGCCATCATCGGCGAGGAGGCTTTGACCGAGGTGGACCGCAAGTACCTGAAGTTCGCCGAGGGCTTTGAAAAGGAGATGATCAACCAGGGCCAGGCCGACCGCAGCATAGAGGACACCATGAACACCGGCTGGAAACTGCTGTCCCTGCTGCCGGTCAAGGAACTGAAGCGCATCAGCAAGGATCACATCCATAAGTATTACCACGGCGAGACCATGGAGCAAATGCACGGGAAGACGGGGATCTGA
- a CDS encoding V-type ATP synthase subunit D, translated as MENVSPTRMNLLGRKAQVSLAKQGVDLLKKKRDALVTDFFVVVKNSLASREQLNQTSQQAVELLNLAVAFEGRQPLESSALPGRRDIRLNVSEKNVWGIKIPEVSAGSVVRDQFTRGYSPTAATHRSLKTADSFEQMIDLLIVVAGSETRLKRLGSEIKKTTRRVNALEQVVIPRIYREMSYIKGVLEQREREDIFRLKMIKKKGEE; from the coding sequence ATGGAAAACGTATCACCAACCAGAATGAACCTGCTGGGCCGCAAGGCCCAGGTATCCCTGGCCAAACAGGGCGTGGACCTGCTTAAAAAGAAACGGGACGCCCTGGTCACCGACTTCTTCGTGGTGGTCAAGAATTCCCTGGCTTCCCGGGAACAGCTGAACCAGACCTCCCAGCAGGCGGTGGAGCTATTGAACCTGGCGGTGGCCTTTGAAGGCCGCCAGCCCTTGGAGTCTTCGGCCCTGCCGGGCCGCCGCGACATCCGGCTTAATGTCTCGGAAAAGAACGTCTGGGGCATCAAGATCCCGGAGGTCTCGGCCGGCAGCGTGGTGCGCGACCAGTTCACCCGGGGATACAGCCCCACCGCGGCCACCCACCGTTCGCTGAAGACGGCTGATTCCTTTGAACAAATGATAGACCTGCTGATAGTGGTGGCCGGCAGCGAGACCCGGCTAAAACGCCTGGGTTCCGAGATCAAGAAGACCACCCGCCGGGTCAACGCCCTGGAGCAGGTGGTGATCCCCAGGATATACCGGGAGATGAGCTACATCAAGGGCGTGCTGGAACAGAGGGAACGGGAGGACATCTTTAGGCTTAAGATGATCAAGAAAAAAGGCGAAGAATGA